Proteins encoded in a region of the Isosphaeraceae bacterium EP7 genome:
- a CDS encoding serine/threonine-protein kinase codes for MSHDASRDDPTLDVGWHDASDDPFDALAEDFARRCRRGEVASISDDAERHPEFADRIRKLFPAIAKLEQLGRTDRSNSPRGPLAAPPTRLGEFRIVGELGRGGMGVVYEAVQESLGRHVALKVLHYGLVDPKRLGRFRREAQAVARLHHTNIVPIFGVGDHEGFPYYAMQHIRGRGLDALLASWRADGPPPISDRAEYAAGIIAQAALALHYAHEQGVLHRDVKPANLLVDKHDAVWLTDFGLAKMTGEDDLTNTGDVIGTLRYLAPEALRGESGPRSDVYSLGLTLYELLTLSPPFGIELSASELLRQVSEGQPLAPRRLDAGISRDLETIVLKSIAREPGHRYQTARAMADDLARYLEDRPILARRATPLEKVWRWGRRNRAVAALSAAAVGSLLLAAIVGWAGYVTTTKALLGESTKKEEAQRATRRADENVTLSLQVFGELFDKLSPHVDFLPPPTGRVRPPGGRGPRDGFAPRSDEFGPPFERGMGPPGSGMDRPPLPPSGHRPIEIGRGRPEAHGEGGPRGGSRTSARDAELLESILSFYDRFARQNSTNPKLQFEAARAYFRVGVIREAMGKEDESLAAYGLAIGRFEELVARYPEEPQYRAELVKLFIMADPWTADEAGLEPMVIRLRRAGELLDRGDSRAENSETLRSRVHVDAKLAAALHRLGRLDEAEAADRRAIEAADRLLALSPGDFRGQLDRADVREELCRLRMERGETEDARGMLAATRADLMAAAMGYPSAPPIADRIRSLAQLHVDLGESDQAEALLKLIRDRRDEVGPHERGPAMRGRPRQGGPPQGP; via the coding sequence ATGAGCCACGATGCAAGCCGGGACGACCCGACCCTCGACGTGGGCTGGCACGACGCCTCCGACGACCCATTCGACGCGCTCGCCGAAGACTTCGCCAGGCGATGCCGACGCGGCGAGGTGGCCTCGATCTCCGACGATGCCGAGCGTCACCCCGAGTTCGCCGACCGGATTCGCAAGCTCTTCCCGGCCATCGCCAAGCTCGAGCAGCTCGGCCGAACCGATCGCTCGAACTCGCCGCGCGGCCCGTTGGCCGCCCCCCCGACACGGCTGGGGGAGTTCCGGATCGTCGGCGAGCTCGGTCGCGGCGGCATGGGCGTCGTCTACGAGGCCGTGCAGGAGTCACTAGGGCGGCACGTCGCCCTGAAGGTCCTGCATTATGGCCTGGTCGACCCCAAGCGGCTCGGCCGCTTCCGCCGCGAGGCGCAGGCGGTGGCACGGCTCCACCACACCAACATCGTGCCAATCTTCGGCGTGGGCGATCACGAGGGCTTCCCCTACTACGCGATGCAGCACATCCGCGGCCGAGGGCTCGACGCCCTGCTCGCAAGCTGGAGGGCCGACGGCCCGCCCCCCATCTCCGACCGGGCCGAGTATGCCGCGGGAATCATCGCGCAGGCGGCCCTGGCGCTCCATTACGCTCACGAGCAGGGGGTGCTGCACCGCGACGTCAAGCCCGCCAACCTGCTGGTCGACAAGCACGACGCCGTCTGGCTGACCGACTTCGGCCTGGCCAAGATGACCGGCGAGGATGACCTGACCAACACCGGCGACGTCATCGGCACCCTGCGCTACCTGGCCCCCGAGGCCTTACGCGGAGAGTCGGGCCCTCGCAGTGACGTCTACAGCCTGGGCCTCACTCTCTATGAGCTGCTCACACTCAGCCCCCCGTTCGGCATCGAGCTGAGCGCCAGCGAGCTGCTGCGTCAGGTCAGCGAGGGCCAGCCGCTCGCCCCCAGGAGGCTGGACGCGGGGATTTCTCGCGACCTGGAGACGATTGTCCTGAAGTCGATCGCCCGCGAGCCGGGCCATCGCTACCAGACCGCACGCGCGATGGCCGACGACCTGGCCCGCTACCTGGAAGACCGGCCGATCCTGGCGCGGCGCGCGACACCCCTCGAAAAAGTCTGGCGCTGGGGACGTCGCAATCGGGCCGTCGCGGCGCTTTCGGCCGCGGCCGTCGGCTCGCTCCTGCTCGCGGCGATCGTCGGCTGGGCCGGCTACGTCACGACAACGAAGGCGCTCCTCGGCGAGTCGACCAAGAAAGAGGAGGCCCAGCGGGCCACTCGTCGTGCCGACGAGAACGTGACCCTGTCGCTCCAGGTCTTCGGGGAGCTATTCGACAAACTTTCCCCGCACGTCGACTTCCTCCCGCCGCCGACCGGCCGAGTCCGGCCGCCGGGCGGACGCGGGCCGCGCGACGGCTTCGCTCCACGATCGGACGAGTTCGGGCCGCCATTCGAAAGGGGGATGGGCCCGCCCGGTTCGGGAATGGATCGGCCCCCGCTCCCTCCGTCAGGGCATCGCCCGATCGAGATCGGGAGAGGTCGCCCAGAGGCTCACGGCGAGGGTGGCCCGCGAGGCGGCAGCCGCACCTCGGCCCGTGACGCGGAATTGCTCGAGAGCATCCTGTCGTTTTACGACCGGTTTGCAAGGCAGAATTCGACCAATCCGAAGCTCCAGTTCGAGGCTGCCCGGGCCTACTTCCGGGTCGGCGTGATCCGCGAGGCGATGGGCAAGGAGGACGAGTCCCTGGCCGCCTACGGGCTGGCGATCGGCCGGTTCGAAGAGCTCGTCGCCCGCTATCCGGAGGAGCCCCAGTATCGCGCCGAGCTCGTCAAGCTGTTCATCATGGCCGACCCCTGGACGGCCGACGAGGCGGGCCTCGAGCCGATGGTCATCCGCCTCAGGCGGGCCGGGGAACTGCTTGATCGCGGAGACTCTCGGGCCGAAAACTCCGAGACTCTTCGATCGAGGGTCCACGTCGACGCCAAGCTCGCCGCGGCACTGCACCGGCTCGGACGGCTCGACGAGGCAGAGGCCGCCGATCGACGGGCGATCGAGGCTGCCGACAGGCTGCTCGCCCTCTCTCCCGGCGACTTCCGTGGGCAACTCGATCGCGCCGACGTGCGCGAGGAACTCTGCCGGCTCCGCATGGAGCGAGGCGAGACCGAGGACGCCCGTGGGATGCTGGCGGCGACCAGGGCCGACCTGATGGCCGCCGCCATGGGATACCCGTCGGCCCCCCCGATTGCCGACCGGATTCGGAGCCTGGCGCAGCTCCACGTCGACCTCGGCGAGTCGGATCAGGCCGAGGCGCTACTGAAGTTGATTCGGGACCGGCGCGACGAAGTCGGGCCGCATGAACGTGGGCCCGCCATGAGGGGAAGGCCCAGGCAGGGCGGCCCGCCGCAAGGCCCCTGA
- a CDS encoding sigma-70 family RNA polymerase sigma factor translates to MSDETDDEVSRDLVERLGVGDQDALATLYSRERDRLRRIVEFRLDARLRGRVSASDVMQEAYIEALKRLKHYPVGGDVPFFVWMRTVTIQRLIEVHRKHIGAQARAATREVSLGHGGGGESIDPSSEKMAELMGDLTSPSLAAQRGEMIARMRQALDRLEPGDREVLALRHFEELSNREVAAVLGIQTAAASKRYVRAIERLQETMEAFPDQGEEPR, encoded by the coding sequence ATGTCCGATGAGACTGACGACGAGGTGAGCCGGGACCTGGTCGAACGCCTTGGCGTGGGCGACCAGGACGCCCTGGCGACCCTCTACTCACGCGAACGCGACCGCCTTCGCCGCATTGTCGAGTTCCGGCTCGATGCCCGCCTGCGCGGCCGGGTCTCCGCCTCCGACGTGATGCAGGAGGCGTACATCGAGGCGCTCAAGCGCCTGAAGCACTACCCGGTCGGCGGCGACGTCCCCTTCTTCGTCTGGATGCGGACCGTCACGATCCAGCGGCTCATCGAGGTCCACCGCAAGCACATCGGCGCCCAGGCGCGCGCAGCGACCCGAGAGGTTTCGCTCGGACATGGTGGGGGGGGCGAATCGATCGACCCCAGCTCCGAGAAGATGGCCGAGCTGATGGGCGATCTTACGTCGCCCAGCCTGGCCGCCCAGCGAGGCGAGATGATCGCACGGATGCGCCAGGCGCTCGACCGCCTCGAGCCCGGCGACCGCGAGGTCCTCGCCCTCCGCCACTTCGAGGAGCTGAGCAACCGCGAGGTCGCCGCCGTGCTCGGCATCCAGACCGCCGCCGCCAGCAAGCGTTACGTCCGCGCCATCGAGCGGCTCCAGGAGACGATGGAGGCGTTCCCGGACCAGGGCGAGGAGCCCCGATGA
- a CDS encoding DUF1501 domain-containing protein, whose product MTLDDTNMLGMPTRREALRRLGAGFGYLSLAGLLAEEAAGASASTKGSSQASSDPLAVRPPMFPARAKRVIFLFMSGGPSHVDLFDPKPRLDLDNGKPLPFAMPHLERTRTGNLLRSPFKFSKHGECGADVSELFPKLSKHVDDMCIIRSMVADNINHNGACLQMNTGEQTFSRPSMGSWLTYGLGSENRDLPGFVVISPAQPAQGAPLWSSSFLPASYQGTLVSDLKRPIDNTESPGLAPGLRRRQLDALKELNEHHRNGREDDSRLAARIESFELAYRMQSRAPETFDLTGESPATRELYGLNDPTTATFGTQCLMARRLTERGVRFVQVYHTETSKRKSCQLWDQHGGLKTELPNNCAATDAPIAGLLADLKARGQLDETLVVWGGEFGRTPTAEGTDGREHHPFGFTMWMAGGGTKGGHTHGATDEFGWNSVVDKVHVHDLHATILHLMGIDHTKLTYRYSGRDYRLTDVHGEVITGLLA is encoded by the coding sequence ATGACACTCGATGACACGAATATGCTCGGGATGCCCACGCGGCGCGAGGCCCTCAGGCGACTTGGTGCAGGCTTCGGCTACCTCAGCCTGGCCGGCCTGCTTGCCGAAGAGGCCGCAGGGGCGAGCGCCTCGACCAAGGGGTCATCCCAGGCCTCAAGCGACCCATTGGCGGTCCGCCCGCCGATGTTCCCGGCTCGTGCCAAGCGGGTGATTTTCCTGTTTATGTCCGGCGGACCGTCGCACGTCGACCTGTTCGACCCGAAGCCGAGACTCGACCTCGACAACGGCAAACCTCTGCCGTTTGCCATGCCGCACTTGGAACGCACCCGAACCGGGAACTTGCTGCGTTCTCCGTTCAAGTTCTCCAAGCACGGCGAGTGCGGGGCCGACGTCAGCGAGCTGTTTCCTAAGCTGTCCAAGCATGTCGATGACATGTGCATCATCCGGTCGATGGTCGCCGACAACATCAATCACAACGGCGCCTGCCTCCAGATGAACACCGGGGAGCAGACGTTCTCACGCCCCAGCATGGGGAGCTGGCTGACCTACGGGCTGGGCAGCGAAAACCGTGACCTGCCCGGCTTTGTCGTCATCAGCCCCGCCCAGCCGGCCCAGGGGGCCCCGCTCTGGTCGTCCAGCTTCCTGCCGGCCTCCTACCAGGGGACGCTCGTCTCCGATTTGAAGCGGCCGATCGACAACACCGAATCTCCGGGCTTGGCCCCCGGCTTACGCCGCAGGCAGCTCGATGCCCTCAAGGAACTCAACGAGCACCATCGCAACGGGCGTGAGGACGATTCGAGGCTCGCCGCCCGGATCGAGTCGTTCGAGCTGGCCTACCGGATGCAGTCGAGGGCACCCGAGACGTTCGACCTGACCGGCGAGAGCCCCGCAACCCGCGAGCTATACGGCCTGAATGACCCGACGACCGCGACGTTCGGTACCCAGTGCCTGATGGCCAGGCGGCTGACGGAGCGCGGGGTCCGGTTCGTGCAGGTTTATCACACCGAGACATCCAAGCGCAAGAGCTGCCAGCTCTGGGACCAGCACGGCGGCCTGAAGACCGAGCTGCCCAACAACTGTGCCGCCACCGACGCCCCGATCGCCGGGCTTCTCGCCGACCTGAAGGCACGCGGCCAGCTCGACGAGACCCTGGTCGTCTGGGGGGGCGAATTCGGCCGGACCCCCACCGCAGAGGGGACCGACGGCCGCGAGCATCACCCGTTCGGCTTCACCATGTGGATGGCCGGCGGCGGCACCAAGGGGGGGCATACCCACGGCGCCACCGACGAATTCGGCTGGAACTCGGTCGTCGACAAGGTGCACGTCCACGACCTGCACGCGACGATTCTCCACCTGATGGGCATCGACCACACCAAGCTGACCTATCGCTACAGCGGCCGAGACTATCGCTTGACCGACGTGCACGGCGAGGTGATCACAGGCCTGCTCGCCTGA